One segment of Dolichospermum sp. DET69 DNA contains the following:
- a CDS encoding putative toxin-antitoxin system toxin component, PIN family yields the protein MNRKQYLVLDTNILVSAVLSKTSKARQALDKAQDIGKILMSSSVLLEIEEVLFRPKFDKYVTTIERRFFLSNFLKTVEFVEVGEIINICRDPKDDKILALALNGKADYIITGDQDLLVLKLFESVQIITIDEFLNLFL from the coding sequence ATGAACCGTAAACAATATTTAGTTTTAGATACAAATATTCTCGTGAGTGCCGTTCTTTCCAAAACAAGCAAAGCGCGTCAAGCTTTAGATAAAGCACAAGACATAGGAAAGATTTTAATGTCATCTTCTGTTTTATTGGAAATAGAAGAAGTTTTATTTCGACCTAAATTTGATAAATATGTTACGACCATAGAACGACGATTTTTTCTGAGTAACTTTCTCAAAACAGTTGAATTTGTAGAAGTCGGAGAAATTATTAATATTTGTCGTGATCCAAAAGATGATAAAATATTGGCTTTAGCGTTGAATGGAAAAGCAGATTATATTATTACTGGCGATCAGGATTTACTTGTTTTAAAGTTATTTGAAAGCGTACAAATAATTACAATAGATGAATTTTTAAATCTATTTCTGTAA
- a CDS encoding addiction module protein, with protein sequence MSLHPLLKFDISELSIAERIQLAEDLWDSILEQQEELPLSSAQQQELERRLENYEKNPTNGSSWEDVKKRYST encoded by the coding sequence ATGAGTCTCCATCCCCTCTTGAAATTTGATATTTCTGAACTCAGCATTGCAGAACGTATCCAACTTGCTGAAGATTTATGGGACAGCATCTTAGAACAGCAAGAAGAACTTCCCTTGAGTTCAGCACAACAACAAGAATTAGAGCGACGGTTAGAAAATTACGAAAAAAATCCTACAAATGGTTCTAGTTGGGAAGACGTTAAAAAACGGTATAGCACTTAG
- a CDS encoding type II toxin-antitoxin system HicB family antitoxin has protein sequence MKIKVIIHKEEAGYWAEVPAIPGCATQGDTFKELLQNIYEAVEGCLLVDVVPT, from the coding sequence ATGAAAATAAAAGTCATTATTCACAAAGAAGAAGCAGGTTATTGGGCAGAAGTTCCTGCTATTCCTGGTTGTGCTACCCAGGGAGATACTTTTAAAGAATTACTACAAAATATATATGAAGCCGTTGAAGGTTGCCTACTCGTTGATGTTGTTCCCACCTAA
- a CDS encoding response regulator transcription factor, which produces MRILLVEDDIRLAETLAEALSDQLYVVDIAADGEVAWDCTKAINYDLLLLDVMLPEIDGITLCHRVRSHGHQMPILMITACDTISNKINGLDAGADDYIIKPVDLGELFARIRALLRRGNTSSTPILQWGDLQLNPSTYEVSYKNNFLHLTPKEYSLLELLLRNGRRVISRSVIIENLWTSETSPDEHTIKVHLRSVRQKLKAVGAPEDFIETMHGLGYRLKSPELLQSVLQEYK; this is translated from the coding sequence ATGAGGATTCTTTTAGTTGAAGACGATATTCGTCTAGCAGAAACTTTAGCAGAGGCACTAAGCGACCAACTCTATGTTGTTGATATTGCTGCCGACGGAGAAGTTGCTTGGGATTGTACCAAAGCCATAAACTATGATCTGCTGCTCTTGGATGTGATGCTACCAGAAATTGATGGTATTACTTTATGTCATCGGGTGCGGTCTCATGGTCATCAAATGCCGATTTTGATGATCACGGCTTGTGATACAATTAGTAACAAGATTAATGGCTTAGATGCTGGAGCAGATGACTACATCATTAAACCCGTTGATTTAGGTGAATTATTTGCGCGGATTCGGGCTTTATTGCGTCGAGGTAACACAAGCTCCACGCCTATATTACAATGGGGAGATTTACAACTTAACCCTAGTACCTACGAAGTCAGTTATAAAAATAATTTCCTCCATTTAACACCAAAAGAATACAGTCTTTTAGAATTACTATTAAGAAATGGTCGGCGAGTTATCAGTCGCAGCGTGATTATTGAAAATCTGTGGACAAGCGAAACATCTCCCGACGAACATACTATTAAAGTTCATCTCAGAAGTGTCCGTCAAAAACTCAAAGCAGTTGGCGCACCAGAAGATTTTATTGAAACTATGCACGGTCTAGGATATCGTCTCAAATCACCAGAACTTTTGCAAAGTGTTCTTCAGGAGTACAAATGA
- a CDS encoding PIN domain-containing protein, which translates to MRKVFADSSILIAGAASRTGASRAVLTMAEIGLFQLVISEQVLLECERNIRKKLPDALPIFSQLIAAINPEIEPDPTLEESNRWVRIIEAKDAPILAAAVLAKVDRLLSLNTKDFTAEVGIESGLIIQTPAEFVREIREIVQRGL; encoded by the coding sequence ATGCGTAAGGTTTTTGCTGATTCTAGCATTCTCATTGCTGGTGCTGCTTCTCGTACAGGAGCTAGTCGCGCTGTGTTAACAATGGCGGAAATTGGTTTGTTTCAGTTAGTGATATCAGAGCAAGTTTTATTAGAGTGTGAACGAAATATCAGGAAAAAATTACCTGATGCTTTACCAATTTTCTCGCAGTTAATAGCAGCTATTAATCCAGAAATTGAACCTGATCCAACTCTAGAAGAAAGTAATCGTTGGGTTAGGATTATTGAAGCTAAAGACGCGCCTATTTTAGCTGCTGCTGTGTTGGCAAAAGTTGATCGTTTATTAAGCTTGAATACTAAAGATTTTACTGCGGAAGTTGGTATTGAGAGTGGATTAATTATCCAAACTCCTGCTGAGTTTGTTAGAGAAATTCGAGAGATTGTACAAAGAGGTTTGTAA
- a CDS encoding arylsulfatase — MSLHEYKLGTTFPGVIGRTVDKSSPAWPEPLRAKENTPNVLFIVFDDTGFGQFGSYGSPIKTPNLDTLAANGLRYNNLHTTALCSPTRSCLLTGRNHHSNAMSCITEGSTGYPGGNGNIPFENGFLSEILLQKGYNTYSLGKWHLTPSDQLSAAGPYDRWPLGRGFERFYGFLGGETHQYYPDLVYDNHTVKPEKTPAEGYHLTEDLADKAISFIADAKQIAPDKPFFMYFCPGAMHAPHHVPKEWADAYAGQFDDGWEAYRKKVFARQQEMGIVPADAELSRHDPDVPHWDTLPAAEKRLYARMMEVYAGFLTHTDYHIGRLLDFLKSIGEFENTVIMVISDNGASSEGGPTGSVNENLFFNNVPESLEENLKALDKLGSAETFNHYAWGWTWAGNTPFRRWKRETYRGGISDPLIVHWSQGIEARGEIRTQYAHAIDLMPTVLELLEIEPPTTIKGVTQSAIEGVSFAHTFNHSTAPTKHLTQYFEMMGHRSLYYDGWRAVCPWPGPSFTEAGQFFGEAISAETLTDLDTHHWELYHVASDFAENHNIAADNRPKLIEMIATWYIEAGKYNVLPVDGRGVQRFAEERPQIAVNRSRYVYYPDTQAIPAGSAVRVLNRPHSITADVEIPPGGAEGILLAHGGNDSGYSFYVQSGKLHWVHNYVGRSLYHVESGSSVPAGRHQLRFEFKVTGQPDLAKGKGSPGRAQLYIDERLVGQIDVPVTTPLALGLTSGVTCGIAPGAPVTPDYEPPFKFTGKIYSVMVDVSGDLIQDREAEMRTIMARQ, encoded by the coding sequence ATGTCTCTGCATGAATACAAACTCGGAACCACCTTCCCCGGAGTCATCGGCCGGACAGTTGATAAATCCAGTCCAGCTTGGCCAGAACCATTGCGGGCAAAAGAAAATACACCAAACGTCCTATTTATCGTTTTCGATGATACAGGTTTTGGACAATTTGGAAGTTACGGAAGTCCCATCAAAACCCCCAACCTAGACACACTAGCCGCCAATGGATTGCGCTACAATAATCTACACACAACGGCACTGTGTTCTCCCACCCGTTCTTGTCTGCTGACTGGGCGCAATCACCATTCTAACGCCATGTCCTGCATTACAGAAGGGTCTACGGGTTATCCCGGTGGTAATGGGAATATTCCCTTTGAAAATGGATTTCTCTCAGAGATATTACTCCAGAAGGGTTATAACACATACTCATTAGGAAAATGGCATTTAACCCCCTCAGACCAACTTTCAGCCGCAGGACCCTATGATCGCTGGCCTCTCGGTCGCGGTTTTGAGCGTTTTTATGGCTTTCTAGGCGGAGAAACTCACCAATATTATCCAGATTTGGTTTATGACAACCACACCGTTAAGCCAGAAAAGACCCCCGCAGAAGGCTACCATTTAACCGAAGATTTAGCAGACAAGGCTATTAGCTTTATCGCTGATGCCAAGCAGATTGCCCCAGATAAACCCTTTTTCATGTATTTCTGTCCAGGGGCAATGCACGCCCCCCATCATGTCCCCAAAGAATGGGCTGATGCCTATGCTGGACAATTTGATGATGGTTGGGAAGCTTACAGAAAAAAGGTTTTTGCCCGTCAGCAAGAAATGGGGATTGTTCCCGCAGATGCCGAACTTTCTCGTCATGATCCCGATGTCCCGCACTGGGATACTCTCCCTGCGGCCGAAAAACGGCTTTATGCTCGGATGATGGAAGTATATGCTGGTTTTTTAACCCATACTGACTACCATATCGGTCGTTTACTCGATTTCCTTAAATCTATCGGTGAATTCGAGAATACTGTCATTATGGTGATCTCGGACAATGGCGCAAGTTCGGAAGGGGGACCAACTGGTTCAGTGAATGAGAACCTGTTTTTTAACAATGTGCCAGAATCCCTAGAGGAAAATCTCAAAGCCTTGGATAAATTAGGCAGTGCAGAAACCTTTAACCATTATGCTTGGGGCTGGACTTGGGCAGGGAATACGCCTTTCCGGCGGTGGAAACGGGAAACCTATCGAGGGGGAATCAGCGATCCTTTAATTGTGCATTGGAGTCAAGGTATTGAAGCAAGAGGCGAAATTCGGACTCAGTATGCTCATGCTATTGACCTTATGCCGACGGTGCTGGAATTACTGGAAATTGAACCACCCACAACGATTAAGGGTGTGACTCAATCTGCCATTGAAGGTGTCAGTTTTGCCCATACTTTTAATCATAGTACCGCACCTACTAAGCATCTGACTCAGTATTTTGAGATGATGGGACATCGTTCTCTTTACTATGATGGTTGGCGGGCGGTTTGTCCTTGGCCGGGTCCCTCATTTACAGAAGCGGGGCAATTTTTTGGTGAGGCGATTTCGGCGGAAACTCTGACAGATTTGGATACTCATCATTGGGAACTGTATCACGTCGCTTCAGATTTTGCGGAAAATCACAATATTGCGGCTGATAATCGTCCTAAGTTAATTGAGATGATTGCCACTTGGTATATTGAGGCTGGCAAGTATAATGTGTTGCCTGTGGATGGACGTGGCGTGCAACGATTCGCGGAAGAACGCCCGCAAATTGCTGTCAATCGTAGCCGCTATGTTTACTATCCTGATACTCAAGCGATTCCAGCCGGTAGTGCGGTGAGGGTGTTAAATCGTCCCCACAGTATTACGGCTGATGTGGAGATTCCCCCAGGTGGTGCTGAAGGGATATTACTGGCTCATGGGGGTAATGATAGTGGCTATTCTTTCTATGTCCAAAGTGGTAAACTGCACTGGGTTCATAATTATGTGGGGCGATCGCTCTATCATGTTGAATCTGGGTCATCTGTGCCGGCAGGTCGTCACCAGTTGCGCTTTGAGTTTAAGGTCACGGGTCAACCAGATTTAGCCAAGGGGAAAGGATCACCAGGACGCGCCCAATTGTATATTGATGAGAGATTGGTCGGGCAGATTGATGTGCCTGTAACTACTCCTTTAGCATTAGGTTTGACTAGTGGTGTCACCTGTGGAATTGCCCCTGGTGCGCCTGTAACACCGGATTATGAGCCGCCTTTTAAGTTTACGGGGAAGATTTATAGTGTGATGGTTGATGTCAGTGGCGATTTGATTCAAGATCGGGAAGCTGAAATGCGGACTATTATGGCGCGACAGTAA
- a CDS encoding phycocyanin subunit beta: MLDAFSRVVEQSDRQGAYLTDDQINALSAIVADGNKRLDVVNRLTSNASAITANAYRALVAEQPNVFGPGGACFHHRNQAACIRDLGFILRYVTYSVATGDASTMDDRCLNGLRETYQALGTPGATVASGIGKMKDAAIAIANNNAGITRGDCSNLMSEVASYFDRAAAAVA; this comes from the coding sequence ATGCTTGATGCTTTTTCTAGAGTAGTTGAACAAAGCGATCGCCAAGGTGCATATTTGACCGATGATCAAATTAATGCTCTTTCCGCTATAGTTGCAGATGGCAACAAACGCTTAGATGTTGTTAACCGTTTGACCAGCAACGCTTCCGCAATCACAGCTAATGCTTATCGCGCATTAGTAGCTGAACAACCCAACGTATTTGGTCCTGGCGGCGCTTGTTTCCACCACCGTAACCAAGCAGCTTGTATTCGTGATTTAGGCTTCATTTTACGTTATGTTACCTATTCCGTAGCGACTGGAGATGCCAGCACTATGGATGATCGTTGTTTGAACGGTTTGCGCGAAACCTATCAAGCATTAGGAACACCTGGCGCTACAGTTGCTTCCGGGATTGGCAAAATGAAAGATGCAGCGATCGCTATTGCTAATAATAACGCTGGTATTACCCGTGGTGATTGCAGCAACTTAATGTCTGAAGTAGCTAGTTACTTTGATCGTGCAGCAGCAGCAGTTGCTTAA
- a CDS encoding putative toxin-antitoxin system toxin component, PIN family, which translates to MDKMRFVIDTNILVSAILIKSSVPDVAFKKAKSLGIILFSDAIFQELQEILNRSKFDKYISMSIRTQFLAKFKLESEEIEIVQIIKECRDPKDDKFLEVAINGNATHIITGDKDLLELHPFRGVDIITATQFLGSFSDL; encoded by the coding sequence ATGGATAAAATGCGGTTTGTTATTGATACAAACATTTTAGTTAGTGCCATTTTGATTAAATCATCTGTTCCAGATGTAGCATTCAAAAAAGCCAAAAGCTTAGGAATAATTTTATTTTCAGATGCGATTTTTCAAGAATTGCAAGAAATTCTCAATCGCTCAAAATTTGATAAATATATTTCTATGAGTATTCGTACTCAATTCTTAGCTAAATTCAAACTTGAATCAGAAGAAATTGAAATAGTCCAGATTATCAAAGAGTGTAGAGATCCAAAAGATGACAAATTTCTTGAAGTTGCTATTAATGGTAATGCAACTCATATTATTACAGGAGACAAAGATTTATTAGAACTTCATCCCTTTCGAGGAGTTGATATTATTACCGCCACGCAATTTTTAGGAAGTTTTTCAGATTTATAA
- a CDS encoding HNH endonuclease, producing MRKTVFFNIGWMKHYQGITTEDDIEGGGEFINDNKYGHEIFNFQAFNDYMYGYVQPGGTGNYLERKINIDRLDTAKQNLVHDVICVWVASNPDKNGTWVIGWYENSTVYRNYQQAPPNSNRIFKDTHLGYRVTAKVKDCVCLPIEKRNLQVPRSQQIKGGIGQSNIWYADSEEKDIIEFRQKVENFIQEYRNSDSIKLINIRQELDQDFFNTNIINLEDARKRVLRSIVCRQGQSQFRQKLLTAYKGRCAISGSDVEPALEAAHIIPYLGLHSNITSNGLLLRADIHTLFDLNLITIHPETMKVLVAPKLMKTQCRAFYQKTITLPENEADRPDKKAIEKHYTECDHLWQF from the coding sequence ATGAGAAAAACTGTTTTTTTTAACATTGGATGGATGAAACATTATCAAGGTATTACTACTGAAGATGATATTGAGGGTGGAGGAGAGTTTATTAATGACAATAAATATGGACATGAAATTTTTAATTTTCAGGCTTTTAATGATTATATGTATGGTTACGTTCAGCCTGGTGGAACTGGTAACTATTTAGAGAGAAAAATAAACATTGATAGATTAGATACAGCAAAACAAAATTTAGTTCATGATGTTATATGTGTTTGGGTAGCATCAAATCCAGATAAAAATGGTACTTGGGTTATAGGTTGGTATGAAAATTCAACTGTTTATCGGAATTATCAGCAAGCACCACCTAATTCTAATAGAATTTTTAAAGATACCCATTTAGGTTATCGGGTTACAGCAAAAGTAAAAGATTGTGTATGTTTACCTATTGAGAAAAGAAATTTACAAGTTCCAAGATCGCAACAAATAAAGGGTGGTATAGGACAATCAAATATTTGGTATGCTGATAGTGAAGAAAAAGATATTATAGAGTTTCGCCAAAAAGTAGAGAATTTTATCCAAGAGTATCGAAATTCAGATAGCATAAAACTAATAAATATTCGGCAAGAACTTGATCAAGATTTTTTCAATACAAATATTATCAATTTAGAAGATGCAAGAAAACGAGTTTTAAGATCAATAGTTTGTCGTCAAGGACAATCTCAATTCCGTCAGAAACTTCTCACAGCATACAAAGGTAGATGTGCTATTTCTGGTTCTGATGTAGAACCTGCTTTAGAAGCAGCACACATTATTCCCTATCTTGGATTACATAGTAATATTACTTCTAATGGATTATTGCTTAGAGCAGATATTCATACTTTATTTGATCTCAATCTCATTACTATTCATCCAGAGACTATGAAAGTTTTAGTTGCACCTAAATTAATGAAAACGCAATGTCGGGCATTTTATCAAAAAACAATTACACTTCCTGAGAATGAAGCCGATAGACCTGATAAAAAGGCAATAGAAAAACATTATACAGAGTGCGATCACCTGTGGCAGTTCTGA